The DNA sequence GTTGCTGAGCGACCCGACCATATCAGGCATTGCCCGCAAACACGGCAAGTCCACCGCGCAGACAATGATCCGCTGGCATCTCCAGCAAGGGCTGATCGTCATCCCGAAGTCGGTGCGCCAGGACCGCATCGCGGCCAATTTCGATGTCTTCGATTTCGAACTGGACGCACAGGACCTGGAGACGATCGCCGGTATGGATTCGGCTGACGGCCGTAACGGTCCGAATCCGGTGACGGCGGCGTTTCTGTTCTGACAGGACGAAGCGGTCGGCGCGCTAAATCCCCGAGCCGTCCAGCTGTTGCGCGTCGTCGCCTTCCCACGGCGCCGGCATCGAGGCGCCCCGGCTGAGATTGGCCGAGGGCATCGGCATCCAGCACTTCAGCTCCGGTTCGGCATATTCGACGACGCGGCCGGGCGAGGAATCGGAGGCGCGCCAGCCCTCGTCACCGAACTGATCGGCGCGTGACCAGTAGGCGAGGTCGACTTCCGCCGGCCCCTGCTCGGATGGGCGGACCGTCACGAGGATCCGGCTGCCGTCTTTTGGCGCGCTCGACATGTGGCGCCAGCGGTCGGGCTCGTCCATCGTATTTCCTCCTGCCTTGCTGTGGGATGAAGTGTCGCCTCGTCGTCGGAGACCGTCAACCCAAACTTTGCGCAACCCATCCTGTTTCGATAGGCTGCTCGTTCCGCCCGGCGCACGGGGAGTGGATGATTTGTCGGATTGCACCAGCCGCATCCGTCCTTGATCTGGCGACGGTCGCCGAGACAAGGAGAGGCATTCATGAGTGACGAAGTCGAGCCGATGCCGGCTGGGGTGGAAACAAAACTGTACTTCAGCCGCAACCCCAATCCGCGCCTGGGGGTCGCGGTGGCGCGTCATCTCGGGGCGAGGGTGACCTTCGAATTCGCGTCGCCGTTCGCGCCGGGGCAAGCGGAGCGATTCCGGCCCCTCAACCCCAACCTTTCCCTGCCCATACTGGTCTGGCTCGGCGGAAGCTTGTGGGAGGCCGACGCCATAGCCTGCCGGTTGTCGCGCGACATGGGGTCCGATTTCTGGCGCAGCGGCGACGATGAGCCCGAGATGATCCGCTGGCTGAGTTGGGGCAAGGAGAATTTCATGCGGGCCTGCGACATGGTGCATTTCGAGCGCGGCACCAAGCAGCGTTATCACATCGGGCCGATCGATCACCAACTGGTCGAGGATGGGCTGAAACTGTTTCACACGACGGCGGCGATCCTGGAGACCGCGCTTGCGGGCCGGCAATGGCTGGTCGGAGACGAAGTTTCTTATGCCGACTTCCGCATGGCGACCTTCCTGCCTTTCAACGATGTCGCGGGCCTGCCGCTCGGCGACTATCGACTGGTCGATCGCTGGTATCGGCGGCTTGAAGCGATCAACGCCTGGCGTGATCCCTTCGAGGGTCTGGACGCGCCGCGATTGCCGCCAGTCCCAGGACAGGTCGAGCCGCATGAGGCGCCGAGGCTGTAGTCGAAAGGGGTGGCGACCGGCGTATACGTTTGGAGAGAAACTTGAAAACGCCGGCCGCCATTTGGGGGCGTTGGGGTGCATCGCTTTGGGGGGCGATGCAGAGGCCAGGCTAAGCGGCTGGCCGGCCGCCGCAATCGAAACGCCGGCCCATGGTGAACAGGTGGTTACTATCCACAGGTCAGGGCCGCAATCCGGCAGGCCCGCCGGATTGCGGCCGTCCATCGCGGCCAGATCTTCATTGTCTCGGCTGTGCGCAACGCGAATCGCCGGCCATGCCACGCTCGACGGGCCGCGATCGGATTGCTAAGCCCGTCCGCGAAGGAGCTGATGAGTCTGGCATGACCGTTGCGATCGAGATGGGACACACGACAGCGGGCGCGCCGGCGAAACTCGATCTCGAGGAGTTGCTGGCGACCCGCCTTCTGGTGCAGGGCAATTCGGGGTCCGGCAAGTCGCACCTCTTGCGGCGCCTCTTGGAACAGAGCGCGCCTTGGGTGCAGCAGACCATCATTGATCCGGAAGGCGACTTCGTATCTCTGGGCGAACGCTACGGCCATCTGGTGATCGATGCCGAGGAGCATACCGAGCGCGGCCTGCAGGCGGCCGGCGAGCGGGCGCGCATCCACCGCGTCTCGACCGTGCTCAACCTCGAAGGCCTCGATGCCGAGAACCAGATGCGGCGCGCCGCCGCTTTCCTCGGCGGGCTGTTCGAGGTCGCGCGCGACCACTGGTACCCGATGCTGGTGGTGGTCGACGAAGCTCAGCTTTTCGCGCCGGCGGTGGCCGGCGAGGTGTCGGACGAGGCGCGCAAGCTTTCGCTCGGCGCCATGACCAACCTGATGTGCCGGGGCCGCAAGCGCGGGCTTGCCGGCATCATCGCCACGCAGCGGCTGGCCAAGCTCGCCAAGAACGTCGCGGCGGAAGCCTCCAATTTCCTGATGGGCCGCACCTTCCTCGATATCGATATGGCGCGCGCGGCCGATCTCCTGGGCATGGAGCGGCGGCAGGCGGAGGCCTTCCGCGATCTGGAGCGCGGCCAGTTCATGGCGCTGGGGCCGGCACTGTCGCGCCGGCCGCTCGGCCTGCGCATCGGCCCGACCGACACCAGCCCGCGCAACGGCACGCCCAAGCTGATGCCGCTGCCGGAGGCGGCGCTCGAGGATGCCCGCGCCATCATCCTGGCCGCCCCGCCGCCCGAGACGATGCGCGCGCCGCGCCGGGTGGCGTCGCCGGACCTGCTCGACCAGTTGATGGCAGCGAAGTCGGCTGCGCTGGAAATCCGCCCCGAACCGGCGGAGCCGCAAGTCAGCGCCGAGGATCTGGCGGAGCGGCGCGAGCGGGTGGACCGCGTGCTGCGCGCCATTCTTGCACAACCCGACGCGGGCTTCCGCGTGATCGGGGTGCTCTACCAGGAGTTTGTCGTGCGCTGCCGCATCGAGGGGCTCGCCTCGGTCGTGCCTGATCTGCCCGCCTTCCGCCGCATGTTGACGCGCGCCCGTGCCGGGCTGGGGGCCGAAGCCAGCGAGGACGATGTGTGGCGTGACGTCTCGGTGCGCGCTTCGCTGCTGCCCGAGGACATGCAAGGCGTGTTCATGATGATCGCGCGCGCGGCGAAGGAGGGCTGGCCGTGCCCGAGCGATGGCGCGATCGCCCGCGCCTACGGCTCGCATTCCATGCGCCGCGCCCGGCGGCTGCTCACCTATATCGAGGAGCAGGGCCTCATCGTCTGCCAGGTCGACGGCACGGGGAAGCGCACCGTGACGCTGGTCGAACTCGCCTGGGCAACGGCGCCCGGCGATCCCAATGCCGAGGGGGCGGAGCAGGGAAGCCTGGCTTTGTGAGGGCATCCAACGTGGCCGTGGCGGCACTGCGATCTCATCGACGAACGCTGATCCGCTGGTTCTCGATGGCGGACCTGGCGGCGGCCGGCATCGCCTCACTGGCCCTTGCGCGGTCCCCGGCAAGCGGCGCAAGGTAGCTGGTGCCGGGAACCCGCGGCTCGATCCTTGCCGGGCTCGGCGTGGCGCTGGTCAATCATCGTATCTGAAGCTTGCTCGCAGACGGCGGGTGCGAAGGCGATGGTGAGGTCGCTGGTCGGCTTCTGGTAAGGTCAGCACCGCGCGATGACGCCGCCCTTACTGGACCGTGATGACACCGTCGACCGCCCGCCATTCCGATGGGGTGATGAGCCGGTGGTGGGCGATGTGGACGGAGTGAAGCGGCCCGTCCAATTCGCGCTCCCAATAGGAGAGAAAGCCCTTGAGTTCGGGGAACTCCGGCGCCAGGTCGTAGTCCTGCCAGACATAAAGCTGCAGCAGGCTCCGATGGTCAGGCAGACGGTAATGGATTTGTGCGGTGGTCAGGCCAT is a window from the Mesorhizobium australicum WSM2073 genome containing:
- a CDS encoding glutathione S-transferase family protein translates to MSDEVEPMPAGVETKLYFSRNPNPRLGVAVARHLGARVTFEFASPFAPGQAERFRPLNPNLSLPILVWLGGSLWEADAIACRLSRDMGSDFWRSGDDEPEMIRWLSWGKENFMRACDMVHFERGTKQRYHIGPIDHQLVEDGLKLFHTTAAILETALAGRQWLVGDEVSYADFRMATFLPFNDVAGLPLGDYRLVDRWYRRLEAINAWRDPFEGLDAPRLPPVPGQVEPHEAPRL
- a CDS encoding ATP-binding protein; protein product: MTVAIEMGHTTAGAPAKLDLEELLATRLLVQGNSGSGKSHLLRRLLEQSAPWVQQTIIDPEGDFVSLGERYGHLVIDAEEHTERGLQAAGERARIHRVSTVLNLEGLDAENQMRRAAAFLGGLFEVARDHWYPMLVVVDEAQLFAPAVAGEVSDEARKLSLGAMTNLMCRGRKRGLAGIIATQRLAKLAKNVAAEASNFLMGRTFLDIDMARAADLLGMERRQAEAFRDLERGQFMALGPALSRRPLGLRIGPTDTSPRNGTPKLMPLPEAALEDARAIILAAPPPETMRAPRRVASPDLLDQLMAAKSAALEIRPEPAEPQVSAEDLAERRERVDRVLRAILAQPDAGFRVIGVLYQEFVVRCRIEGLASVVPDLPAFRRMLTRARAGLGAEASEDDVWRDVSVRASLLPEDMQGVFMMIARAAKEGWPCPSDGAIARAYGSHSMRRARRLLTYIEEQGLIVCQVDGTGKRTVTLVELAWATAPGDPNAEGAEQGSLAL
- a CDS encoding usg protein, with the translated sequence MIASVSKEFRLQMEGYGLTTAQIHYRLPDHRSLLQLYVWQDYDLAPEFPELKGFLSYWERELDGPLHSVHIAHHRLITPSEWRAVDGVITVQ